Within the Medicago truncatula cultivar Jemalong A17 chromosome 4, MtrunA17r5.0-ANR, whole genome shotgun sequence genome, the region TAATAATTttaagaggagtgttatttgaataaccaatttgattgataatttatgggacaaccataatttacaaagaaatagTAGGTAGTTGCACAAAAACTAACGTAAtggagagataaagtaaaaaataatatgaatatgaaagagaaagttgtcacaaaaattatcataaaatagatgttcaaatatcatttctctactTTTAAAGTATCTTATTCCTCATGACTTGAACTTATTTAGAGTaggtaaatatattttattggagtagctaaacataaaatacatttactcatacaaataaaaaaaaatatgaggtAGCTAAAGCTAAGGGATAAAAATTGATGGTTTGATGACGGGAGTATATGAGTTAAAAAAGGAGTGTTAAAAATGTTAGAGTTTGATCTCAACTCCTAACAAAATACTAAGAGGATGTTTGGTTTCACTCTTAGATGTCTTATAAGTGTTTTTCaagtaataaaatgattttaactctagtataaaatttgtttgacattttttttgagaaatcaatTTGAAGACTAAAAACATTTCTACTTGAAGCTATTATTTAAagatttggattttaaaatcaattttaacacACAAATTTATAGTTCAATTAATCATtgcaaaaatatattcaaacacAAATCATTTTATCTGTGATTCATTTTTACTCAATCAATTTGCGTCAAAGCATAAtatttatgatgaatttttaacATTAAGTGAAATCTATTTCCTTTCTCTCATTCTCACCTTCGCCCTTCTTCCACCATTTGTTTATATCTCTCTCTTGACCTTCTCCCTCTTTCTTagtcttcttttttattttttattttttgtgatctTCTCTCTAAATCTtagagataaataaatataactttttaaaatatgaaggaAAGGAGGATCCAAATACAATTTTAGTGGCCCACTGTAGTTTTGGCAACTCAACTCAGTGAGATCAAACATGCACCAAGACAGTTTTTTTGCCCCTCCTTTAAGAAGATGGAGTTGATCCTCGTGTTCTTTATGTTtactttattaattattattattttattttttttatcaaatagcaATAGTGGTTAGAGCTTACACAATTTAATTATAGAAATGTAGAGTGTCCAGAGTTCGAATCTCAATTCCTGCATATAATATCAAATATctctaccaattgagctaaactcatgggaatactttattattattattattggcaatctcttataaataaataaaataaaataaaaggatctGGTTAACCGGTGCCTCCGAGGCACTgattaagcataccataaaatgaaattattaccataaaataaaattatttttaactttattataaattaattacacaatttcaatacattaactattatataatttcttttttcatatccttaacaaGTGTCCGAGACACCAATTAGCATTTCCCATATAAAAAAGCATAGCTTAGCTTGATTGCATCTAATGTACATTCGTGGAGGTCCCACGTCGGCACAGACAAAACACGATGACAACTACTACTCCccaatatatatctaatatttttttaatactttgttgtTTTGAGCGAACCATTTACATGGCCAATACTCACCCACGTGTCTTCTTTTCATTCGTCATTACCTAGATTTCCTCTCTATGACCAGTCACTTGACTATACATATTACAAAAACCGCACCCAAAGTAATCAAACAAACTCACCCAACTTCATTCAAACAACATTATCCTCCCACTCTTCTAATAAGCTAAGAAGCGcgtttgtaacaaaaataaataagcgATTTCATTAATCATAGAATCATAACATAACATGGGTATTGAAAGAGGAGGACTAAAGAGTCTTCGTGGCGGCTGGAGTGTGCCACCTAAGCTATGTGATTCTTGCAAGCTTACTCCCGCCGCGCTTTTTTGCCGTTCTGATTCTGCGTTTCTATGCATCAACTGTGATTCCACCATTCACTCTGCTAACAAACTCTCTTCCCGCCACGAGCGTGTCTGGATGTGCGAAGTCTGCGAACAAGCACCAGCTTCCGTCACGTGCAAAGCTGACGCCGCCGCTCTCTGCGTCACGTGCGATTCCGACATCCACTCTGCCAATCCACTCGCTCGCCGTCACGAACGTGTCCCCGTTGAACCTTTCTTTGATTCCGCTGAATCCGTAGTCAAATCCTCCTCCGCCGCCGCCGCAGCAGCTGCGTCTTTCAATTTCGTTGTTCCTACTGACGACGGTTACGGTCAAGATGATGCTGAAGCAGCTGCGTGGCTTATTCCGAATCCTAATTTTGGATCAAAACTCAATGAAACTCAAGATATCAAAACTAGAGAGATGTTTTTCTCTGATATGGATCCGTTTCTCGATTTTGATTACTCAAACAACTTCCAGAACAATAACTGCAGCAACGCGATGAACGATAGCGTTGTTCCTGTTCAAACTAAACCTACTCCGGCGCCGATGATGAATCACAACTCAGAAGGTTGCTTTGACATTGATTTTTGCAGATCGAAGCTATCTTCCTTTAACTATCCATCACATTCGATTAGCCATAGCGTAAGTATTTAGTAAGTTAATAATTTGATTAAGTATTAGAAGTAGttaattaataatgatttgATTTGTTATTAGCAGGTTTCGTCATCTTCACTTGACGTTGGAGTGGTGCCAGACGGAAACACAGTGTCAGAGATATCATACAATTTCGGATCGGAATCGATGGTTTCAGGGGGTGTgaatagtagtaaccaaggggTGCAAGGAGCAACACAATTATGTGGAATGGATCGTGAAGCGAGGGTTATGAGGTAcagagagaaaaggaagaaccGAAAATTCGAGAAGACTATTCGTTACGCTTCACGAAAAGCTTATGCAGAAACCCGGCCTAGAATTAAAGGCCGGTTCGCTAAACGAACCGAAATTGACTCGGATGTGGACCGTCTCTATAACCCTGCTGATCCTCTCTCAGTTCCTTCATCTATGCTAATGGACTGTCCATACGGCGTCGTTCCCACGTTTTAGTAAACAAGGATAACAGAGGAGTATGATTCTCCTATACTATGGTTTCAATGTGTTAGAAtaattagtgatgatgattctgtGGGAACCgttgattattttgtttttattgctAATTAAAAGTTCAGATAAGTTGAGTCCCTCAGATACATCAATGATCAGAGACAAAGATATTTACCCGTCGCGCACTAACGAGGTCTTTATCACTGGACTTCTTACCAACTGGATCAACTGTTTTAAtaatgttgattattattattaggatGAAAAGTGGTGAATTGGTTAGATTTGGCGCGGTTGTACGGTGTAGGGGCAGAGCATGGTTAAGAAGCTTTGCATGAactttgaattgaattgaagatTTGTCTGGAGTAAAAAAAGCCCGTTTTTTACTTTTGGTTGTTGAAGAAAGGAGCGGGCTTTTTTAGTTGATATTGATATTATTAATCTGGTGTAGAATTAGAATCTGTACTGTAAAATGAATCATATTTCACTGTTTGATTGAAATctattttgagaaaaaagaaagtgtcTTTTTCTAATGGGATCACGGATCTCTTTCCCCATTCCTATTGGATGGGGTGCCACTCCTTTTCTCCAGCTGTATCTCTGTATccgtgtttttcttttttgtgtaaCTTTTCCAGTCAACTTGTTTTTGTCAgcttatatattatatacttcCTCTCCTCCCTTCTAtcattttatctattttatatCCCCtccggtcatatttataagaaatatttaactttttttattcattgtatgaataatgtatttggtctatattctaGACAAAATACATTAGTTAtacaataaatctaaaaaattaactttttcttataaatagaaccgGAAGGAGTGCTATATTCCATCGATCACATATCTATTTTATctagatccttaaaaaaaaaccgaTTTTATCTAAAAGATGCATCAATTATCTAAAGAATATGAAAGAGAAGAGGAAGGAGTCTATCATAGGAAATTTTGGAATAACTTTCTCATTCTTTAGGATACTTTTAAACTAGGAAAAGTAAATATCGTCAAGATATTGTTTAAACAACTAAAAATCATAACTTTTGTATAAAATGTACTTAGAAAATATCTTGAGGACTCATACTtgtaatttctaaaaaaaaaaatcttacggtagatttcttaaacaaaaatttatgaaggtccaaaaccaaaaatcttcaaattataaggacgaaatccaaaaaaaatatttcacatGAGATAAAACCGAAAATAAGTTATATTATAGAaagggtaaaacactattaactctTAAATTAGACAAGGAGCAAGTCCATGATCGTGTTCCCGTCatgaatttttttcccttcttcccgtcatgaatttttttagacaatAAAGTAGAAATGTCATATCTGGTAATCTATTCACTCTAAGATTAGGTTAAGGAAGTTGAGttgtcaata harbors:
- the LOC11425462 gene encoding zinc finger protein CONSTANS-LIKE 5 isoform X1, giving the protein MGIERGGLKSLRGGWSVPPKLCDSCKLTPAALFCRSDSAFLCINCDSTIHSANKLSSRHERVWMCEVCEQAPASVTCKADAAALCVTCDSDIHSANPLARRHERVPVEPFFDSAESVVKSSSAAAAAAASFNFVVPTDDGYGQDDAEAAAWLIPNPNFGSKLNETQDIKTREMFFSDMDPFLDFDYSNNFQNNNCSNAMNDSVVPVQTKPTPAPMMNHNSEGCFDIDFCRSKLSSFNYPSHSISHSQVSSSSLDVGVVPDGNTVSEISYNFGSESMVSGGVNSSNQGVQGATQLCGMDREARVMRYREKRKNRKFEKTIRYASRKAYAETRPRIKGRFAKRTEIDSDVDRLYNPADPLSVPSSMLMDCPYGVVPTF
- the LOC11425462 gene encoding zinc finger protein CONSTANS-LIKE 5 isoform X2; the protein is MGIERGGLKSLRGGWSVPPKLCDSCKLTPAALFCRSDSAFLCINCDSTIHSANKLSSRHERVWMCEVCEQAPASVTCKADAAALCVTCDSDIHSANPLARRHERVPVEPFFDSAESVVKSSSAAAAAAASFNFVVPTDDGYGQDDAEAAAWLIPNPNFGSKLNETQDIKTREMFFSDMDPFLDFDYSNNFQNNNCSNAMNDSVVPVQTKPTPAPMMNHNSEGCFDIDFCRSKLSSFNYPSHSISHSVSSSSLDVGVVPDGNTVSEISYNFGSESMVSGGVNSSNQGVQGATQLCGMDREARVMRYREKRKNRKFEKTIRYASRKAYAETRPRIKGRFAKRTEIDSDVDRLYNPADPLSVPSSMLMDCPYGVVPTF